Part of the Paenibacillus terrae HPL-003 genome is shown below.
AACAACCCTTTCTGGTGATACCTGATCTTTATGGGGTGTAAAAAATAAGTCTGAATGTTCAATCTTCTTTGAATTTTCTTCCAGAGGATCTGAATACCATTCACGTTCCACGTACCAACGATTATCTTTTTTTCTCAGTGTAATGCCATGACGTGTTCCAATTCCAAAATCATGTTGACCGGGATAGCTGTCGATATACTCATAGGTCAATTTCAAGGACTGAACAAGTGACACTTTTGCCGTATCGCCCAACACTAGGGCTCGGGCTATCCGAATGGAACTTTCCGCATTCACAAATTTTATTTTACGAAGCTTGGCCCATTCATGAATATATTCGGCTCTGTTCAGTTCATGAAGGTAAGCATATTGGCTGCTTCGTGTATCTTTAAATAAGTAATGGTCTTCGATATGCTTTTTGTCCTGATCCATTAACAACCGGGTACGGTCATCAAACAGTTCTTGAAGAAAGGGGGTGACGTTATCCGGTTTAGCTGGCTCGGCTTGTGCACGAAATAAAGAGAAGGTGTAGGCAGGGATTAGTATTAAGATCATGCACAGCAATTGTAATTTTCTGATCCTAAGCACAATTATTCATTCTCCTTGAAAATAATTGGGTTGTTTTTGGAATTGTCCTTGTTTTGAACTGTAATTTTCTTACAGGCTGAATTCATGTGTGTTAATTTGGTAAAGACGACCAGCCTTCCTTCATGCTCCTTCTTGCTTCGACTGTAGCGTCCGGCACAGGTAATCAAGTTTAAACGATGCTCTTCTGTAGGGCCAAAAATGGTTTGAATCGGTGCTTCGGAGGTTAAGTAAAATTTTACCGACTCCACAACAAACTGTAGCTTACAACCGTCATCGCCAGTCACATACACAAAATCCCCCCCTTTCAGTTTTTTAAGAGGATAAAAAACTGCCGGGCCTGTGTATGTATCAACATGACCATCCATAATTGCATTACCTGCCGCTCCTGGTAATATACCGGTAGATAAATAACCTACTCGATTCGTGTTGCCCGGAACGCCCATTTGGCCATTTTCTAAATAGGTTACCGGTTCTATAATCGAATGAATACGAACCGTAGGAATATCGATTTTACGTGGAATGATCCCTTGAAAAGGCTTACTTTTAAGTGGTAAGGGTTTCGTCGTTTTAGCTTGGTGAATTTCAGGCTTAGCCGGGGTGTTGCTGAAGTTAGCATGGGAGCTGCCTTGAGGCTCAGCCGAAGATGAACAGCTCGTACTGCCCAGCAAAATCAATAGCACAATGAAACGAATAATCCAATTATTGTTCATATGAAGAAAGAGAGAGGGTTAACAAGCTAACCCTCTCCTTTTTCCCCTCCCTAATTCATTTGCTCGCTCGCGCCACCGAATCCGGTTTTTGGTAATTTGGTAGCCTTTGCTTTCAAACTTTTCGCATGAATGCTTTTTTCTCCAATCATTTTGGCAGGTGCAGCTTCACGTGCATGTAGCTTATGGACTTTCTCATGTTTGCTCTTGGCGTGCAGCTTGTGTTCATGTTTCGCATGAGCCTTAACCTTATGTTGGTGCACTTTGTGTTCATGCTTTTCCGTTGCGGGTGCTGCAGATACCATCGATCCTGCTGACAGAAGTACAGCCAGGGACGCTACAGTCAATATTGCTTTTTTCATGTTATTGCCTCCTTGAGATAGTTGGTAATTCATAAATATATTTTCCGCAAGAAGAACGTTTTATGTAACCAATGATTTCATAGGGAAGAATTGGATTGGAATTTATTCCCTATCCTTCATTTAGTCACCTCAATAAGTCCTTCGGGAGTCTCACGATTGGCAAGCAGTTCGGATACGGTGACAAAGGTAAAGCCTCTTTTTTTCAGCTCAGGTAAAATGATTTTGAGGGCTTCAACGGTTTGCGTACTTTTATATACATAATCGTGCATGAGGACAATATCGCCGTTGCGAGCATTGCGAAGTACCTTATTGGCAATGCGGTGTACACCGGGTTTGCGCCAATCCAGGGTGTCCTGATGCCAGGACCATAAAATGATTTTAAGCCCTTTTTCTTTAGATAGTTTGACGAGCGAGTCGGTATAGGAACCACCCGGTGGACGGAAAAGTTGGGTTTCTGCCCCTGTTGCTTGAACGATGCTGGCTTGGCCCTGATCCATTTCAGACAGAGCTTTGTTACGGGAAATATTATGGAAGGATGGATGATGGAAGGTATGGTTGCCAACCTCATGGCCTTCTTTTCGTTCCCGTTTGACAATGTCAGGGAGTTTTTCTACACGGCTGCCGACGACAAAGAAGGTCGCTTTGGCGTCATATTGCTTGAGCAAATCCAGAATGGCTGGCGTTTTGCTTTCATCCGGTCCGTCGTCAAATGTGAGGGCAATCACCTTACGCTGGGTAGGAACTTCCCATACAATGTCGCCACGTTCTTCATAATAGGCTCTACCCTTTGTTGGTGCAGGGGATGAGTACGAGGCGGCCTCGGTATAGGGTGTGGCGCAAAAGCTGGCACAGAACAACGAAACAACGATACTTGCAGACAGTAATCGGTTATATTTCATTAGGCTTCTTCTCCGTTCTGACGTTTTCTCACATTA
Proteins encoded:
- a CDS encoding amidase domain-containing protein translates to MLRIRKLQLLCMILILIPAYTFSLFRAQAEPAKPDNVTPFLQELFDDRTRLLMDQDKKHIEDHYLFKDTRSSQYAYLHELNRAEYIHEWAKLRKIKFVNAESSIRIARALVLGDTAKVSLVQSLKLTYEYIDSYPGQHDFGIGTRHGITLRKKDNRWYVEREWYSDPLEENSKKIEHSDLFFTPHKDQVSPERVVHKYNRARAVDYANKYAGTTWGAGNGQRYNQKYLDYNSKGGDCTNFSSQVIGDKEEGGGLPMKSGWHYLYGNGGSQTWVQTDAFKNFLLRSGYGRIIGQGSFSDIVRSVNERQQHLNKPQLLPGDLIAYVLKGDVDHFSVVVGFDQRGYPLVNSHTADRFRVPFDLGWDKNTKFLLIHIQD
- a CDS encoding class F sortase, whose protein sequence is MLLILLGSTSCSSSAEPQGSSHANFSNTPAKPEIHQAKTTKPLPLKSKPFQGIIPRKIDIPTVRIHSIIEPVTYLENGQMGVPGNTNRVGYLSTGILPGAAGNAIMDGHVDTYTGPAVFYPLKKLKGGDFVYVTGDDGCKLQFVVESVKFYLTSEAPIQTIFGPTEEHRLNLITCAGRYSRSKKEHEGRLVVFTKLTHMNSACKKITVQNKDNSKNNPIIFKENE
- a CDS encoding polysaccharide deacetylase family protein gives rise to the protein MKYNRLLSASIVVSLFCASFCATPYTEAASYSSPAPTKGRAYYEERGDIVWEVPTQRKVIALTFDDGPDESKTPAILDLLKQYDAKATFFVVGSRVEKLPDIVKRERKEGHEVGNHTFHHPSFHNISRNKALSEMDQGQASIVQATGAETQLFRPPGGSYTDSLVKLSKEKGLKIILWSWHQDTLDWRKPGVHRIANKVLRNARNGDIVLMHDYVYKSTQTVEALKIILPELKKRGFTFVTVSELLANRETPEGLIEVTK